In a single window of the Gossypium hirsutum isolate 1008001.06 chromosome A13, Gossypium_hirsutum_v2.1, whole genome shotgun sequence genome:
- the LOC121212241 gene encoding dolichyl-diphosphooligosaccharide--protein glycosyltransferase 48 kDa subunit, giving the protein MGKFWVIFVASISILLPFLCNSFSPETPTDRRVLVLLDDFAVKSSHSSYFNSLKLRGFDLDFKLADDPKIALQRYGQYLYDALILFCPSVERFGGSVDVAAIINFVDSGHDLIIAADVNASDLIREVATECGVDFDEDPSAMVIDHTGYAVSETEGDHTLIASDDFIKSDVIIGSKKIEVPVLFQGIGHSLNPVNSLVLKVLSASPSAYSANPLSKLSTPASLTGSAISLVSVVQARNNARILITGSLSMFSNRFFRSGVQKSGSSTKYEKSGNEQFLTELSKWIFHERGHLKAVNVKHHKVVETDEPALYRINDELEYSVEIYEWSGTSWEPYITDDVQVQFYMMSPYILKTLSNDKKGLYSASFKVPDVYGVFQFKVEYQKLGYTSLSLSKQIPVRPYRHNEYERFIPTAYPYYGAAFSTMAGFFIFSFVHLYNK; this is encoded by the exons ATGGGCAAATTTTGGGTGATTTTTGTTGCTTCGATCTCGATCCTTCTTCCATTTCTATGCAATTCTTTCTCTCCCGAGACTCCTACCGATCGCCGAGTCCTGGTTCTCCTCGACGATTTCGCCGTCAAGTCGTCCCACTCCTCATACTTCAACTCTCTCAAATTACGCGGCTTTGACCTTGACTTCAAACTCGCCGACGATCCTAAGATCGCCTTGCAGCGCTACGGCCAGTATCTCTACGATGCCTTGATCCTATTCTGCCCCTCTGTTGAAC gATTTGGAGGATCTGTTGATGTTGCTGCCATTATCAATTTTGTTGATTCTGGTCATGATTTAATTATTGCGGCGGATGTTAATGCTTCTGATTTGATCCGGGAAGTTGCCACCGAATGTGGAGTTGATTTCGATGAG GATCCTTCGGCTATGGTTATCGATCACACTGGCTATGCAGTTTCGGAAACAGAAGGAGATCATACTTTGATTGCATCTGATGATTTTATTAAATCTGATGTGATTATAGGAAGCAAGAAAATTGAG GTTCCTGTACTTTTCCAGGGCATTGGCCATTCACTGAATCCTGTCAATAGCTTG GTGTTAAAGGTTCTCTCAGCTTCTCCATCTGCCTATTCAGCTAATCCCTTATCCAAGCTGTCAACTCCAGCATCATTGACGGGTTCTGCAATCTCCTTGGTTTCAGTTGTCCAG gCAAGGAACAATGCACGAATTCTGATTACTGGTTCACTAAGTATGTTCAGCAATCG ATTTTTTAGATCTGGTGTCCAGAAATCTGGGAGCTCAACCAA ATATGAGAAATCAGGTAATGAGCAATTTTTGACCGAACTTAGCaaatggattttccatgaaaGAGGTCATCTTAAG GCTGTGAATGTAAAACACCACAAAGTCGTAGAAACAGATGAACCTGCTTTGTACAGGATTAATGATGAGTTG GAATACTCAGTTGAGATCTATGAGTGGTCTGGAACTAGCTGGGAGCCATACATTACTGACGATGTCCAAGTCCAGTTTTACATGATGAGCCCctatattttgaaaactttgtcgAATGACAAAAAG GGTCTCTATTCTGCGTCATTTAAGGTTCCAGATGTTTATGGTGTTTTCCAGTTCAAGGTTGAGTACCAAAAGCTTGGGTATACAAGCTTATCCCTTTCAAAGCAG ATTCCAGTCAGACCATATAGACACAATGAATATGAAAGATTCATACCAACTGCTTATCCCTACTACGGAGCTGCATTTTCTACG